CATCGCGCCGTGGGTGTCGGTGGCGCTCTACACGTTCTGCGCATTCATGTGGCTCGTGCCCGACAGCCGTATCGAACAGCTCGTCAAGGAATAGCCGATGCTCGCGCTCAAGCTCGCGCTCGTGCCAGGCTTTCTCGCGGCGCTGACGATGGCGGGGCGCGTGTGGGGACCGTCGGTGGCGGGTTGGCTAGCTGGATTGCCCGTCGTTGCGGGGCCGATCGTGCTGCTGCTCGCGCTGGAGCGCGGCACGGCGTTCGCGGCGCAGGCGTCGGCGGCATCGATTGCTGCGATTGCCGCGTCGGAGGCGTTCAACTTCGCTTATGCGTGGACGTGCCGTTTCGCTCGCTGGCCTGTGGCGCTGGGCGCGGGCCTCGTCGCGTGGGCGTTGATCGCCGTGTTGCTCACGCACTTGCCGGTGAGTCTTGCATGGTCGCTGGCGGCGGTGTGTGTGGCCGTGGCCGTCTCGCAAGCCGGGTTGCCTCGCGTCGAACGCACGGTGCCGGCGGCGCGCATCGGTGTCATCGACCTCGCGTTGCGCATGCTCGCGGGTGCCGTGCTGACGCTCGTGGTAACGACGCTCTCCGCGTCGATGGGCGCGGCGTGGAGCGGCATGCTGTCTGTCTTTCCGCTACTCGGCATCGTGCTCGCGGTCTCGGCGCAACGCGCGCATGGCGCGGGCTTCGTCGCGCTGCTGATGCGCGGCATGGTGATCGGGCGCGCGTCGTTCGCGGCGTTCTTCTCGGTTGTGGCGCTGACATTGCCGACGCTTGGCGTGCTGTCCGCGTTCGCATGCGGCGCTGTCGTGTCGGTGCTCGTGCAGGGCGCGACGAAGCGGCTGCTCGCGATGTCGCGCAAGCCGCGCGCGCCGCTGGCCGCGCTCGATTGAGCTTCTTCAGGAACGCATGATGACGACGCGCCGCACGCAATCTTCCCGCATCGGCCTGATTTCGGACACGCACAATCTCGTGCGTCCCGAGGCGCTGGCGTGGCTCGCGGGATGCGACGCGATCGTTCACGCGGGCGACATCTGCAATCAGGCGGTGCTCGATGCGCTCACGGCCATAGCGCCGTTGACGGTCGTGCGCGGCAACAACGACACGGGCGCATGGGCCGCGTCGATTCCGGCGCACGCGACGCTCGACGTGCAACAGGTGAAGATTTTCATCGTTCACGATATCGCCGACTTGCCGCGCAATCTGCATGACGAGGGCGTGCGCGTCGTCGTGACGGGGCATTCGCACAAACCGTTGATCGTCGAGCGGGACGGTGTGCTGTTCGTCAATCCGGGCAGCGCGGGGCCGCGCCGTTTCAAATTGCCGATCTCAGCGGGCATGTTGACGATCGATGGGGCGGATGTCGAAGCCACGCTGCAGACGCTGACGCCATAAAAAAATCGGGTCAGCGGAAGCTGACCCGATTCAATTCAACACGTGAATCGATGTCGCTTATGCACGCGCCGTCACGGCGGAGGCATACGCTTCCTCGAGTTCCACGGCTTCGCGCTCGCCGCGCAGCACGGCATGCGCTTCGGCACGCGTCGCGACGCACGGACCCGAGCCGAGCAACGGCTTGCGAGCCGTTTCACGCAGCGCCAGCACCGAGACGATACCGATGATCGACGCACCCATCAGGTAGTACGCGGGCATCATCAGATTGCCGGTGCGATCGACCAGCCATGCCGTCACCAGCGGCGTCGTACCGCCGAACAGCGACACCGACACGTTGAAGCCAATCGCCAGCGCGCCGTAACGGATCTTCGTCGGGAAGAGGGCCGGCAGCGACGACGGCATCACGCCCGTGAACGTCGACAGCAGCGCGCCGAGAATCAGCAGGCCGCTGAACACGGGCAGCACCGTGCCCATACGGATCAGCAGCAGCGCCGGAATCGACAGCGCGAACAGACCCACGCAGCCGAGCAGCATGACGGGCTTGCGGCCGATCTTATCGGACAGATGACCCGCGTAGAGCGTCATCGGCATCATCAGCACCATCACGAGCAGCACGAGGAACAGACCGTGCGATTCGTTGAAGTGCAGCGTGGCCGACAGGTAGCTCGGCAGATACGACAGCGCCATGTAGTCGGTGACGTTGAAGATCAGCACGAGGCCGACGCACAGCAGCAACGGCTTCCATTGCTGCGCGAGCAGTTCCACGAACTTCTGCTTCGGACGCGACATCTCGTCCGCTTCACGCGCTTCCGCTTCCTTCTTGAACGCAGGCGTCTCTTCGAGCTTCATCCGGATATACAGGCCCACAAGGCCCAGCGGACCCGCGATGAAGAACGGCACGCGCCAGCCCCACGACAGCAGCGCTTCCTGCGACAGCGTCGCCGTCAGCACGGCAACCGTGCCTGCGCCGAGGATATAGCCGACCAGCGTGCCGAATTCGAGGAAGCTCCCCGCGAAGCCACGGCGCCGATCCGTCGCAAACTCGGCGATAAAGGTAGCGGCGCCACCATACTCGCCGCCCGTCGAAAAGCCCTGCACGAGACGCGCGACGAGCAGCAGCGCGGGCGCGAGAATGCCGATCGAACCATAGCTCGGGATCAGGCCGATCGCGAACGTGCCGACGGCCATCATGATCATCGTCATTGCGAGCACGCGCTGACGGCCGATGCGGTCGCCGAGCGGCCCGAACACCATGCCGCCGATCGGGCGCACGAGGAACGCGGCGGCAAACGTGCCGAAGGTCGCGATCAACTGCGCCGACGGGCTGCTCGACGGGAAGAACACTTTGCCGAGCGTGACAGCGATATAGCTGTACACGCCGAAATCGAACCATTCCATTGCGTTGCCGAGCGCCATGGCGCCGACGGCACGTTTGAGAAGGGAATTGTCGACGACGGTGATGTCGTCGAGAGTCAGGCTGTTGTCTTTGTTCTTATGTCGCCAGAAACCGTTGCTGGAAGCGGTCAAGGTACAAGCTCCTATGACTGCGGCCGAACGCAAAAAGCGCTCCGCCACGGATTGCTGGAAAGTGCAGTTTCGCGAGCGGTCGATGCGAACAGGCGTAGCGCCTCGCACGGACCACGCAAAGGCGTACTGCGCAGACGTGCATAAGCACTTTGCGCAGAAAAAGTAACGCCCGTGCATCGCGAAGGTCGTCGCGAAATTGCACTTTGTTAGTTGCTGCTAAACGTTGGTACCCACGTGGCCTTGCAGGGGGGCAGATACCGGAGGACATGCACGCACGCGGTGCGCTCATGCCGCTTGAAAAGGCTTGAAACGAAAAAGGCCGGCGAGGCGTCGCTCTGGATCGCGCCGATCGGACCGACGCGACTTGCAACGAAACAACCGACAAGCCTTCTTGTATAAAAAACAATTCAATCCGAACCTGGCACGCACGGCGGCCAAGGTGCAAACTGAACGCGAATGAAGGGTTAATGCTGTTAGAACGAAGCACATGATAGCACGATAAGCGAGGATCGCGCAAACCGACTGTCCGGCGCGGGGCGGGTGAGGGCGCGCAATCCGTTGCCTGGCGGGGGATTGCGGGAATTCGGCGGGTGCAGAAAAAGCGGCTCGGGATTAACGGTTTCGTTCAATCTGCCGGCCGCAGCGGAGCTGCCCGGCGGCCGGAAACAGGCGAAAAAAATCCGCGCACCGCGCGCGGATTCTTCATTGCCTGTCGCGAACTGCCGCGACGAAAGCTCAGCCTTCCGAGGGCGGCACGTAGCCCGTAGCCTGATCGGCGCCTTCGCCGAAGAAGAATTTCTCCGTCTGCTTCATCAGATACTGGCGTGCGCGCGGGTCCGCCATGTTCAGGCGGTTTTCATTGATCAGCATGGTCTGCTGCTTGAGCCATTGCTGCCATGCTTCCTTCGAAATGCTCTCGTAGATCCGCTTGCCGAGTTCGCCCGGCAGCGGCGGGAAATCGAGACCTTCGGCTTCCTTGCCGAGCTTCGTGCATTGAACCATGCGAGTCATGCTGTGCTTCTCCTGTGATCGATGTGGAACGGCGGCGCGTCGTTATTGTGAGCGCTCAGAGCTGTTTCATCAGCACGAGCGACTTGCGCTGCCAGTTGTAGAGGCGGCGGCGGTCTTCGGGCAGGTCGTCGACCGTGACCTTCACGAAGCCGCGCTTGAGGAACCAGTGTTCGGTGCGCGTCGTCAGCACGAAGATACGCGTCAATCCGCGCGCCCGTGCGCGCTGCTCGATGCGCTTGAGCAGCCGTTCGCCGTCGCCCGAGCCTTGTGCTTCCGGCGAGACCGTCAGGCACGCCATCTCGCCGATGCGCTCCGCCGGATACGCATACAGCGCCGCGCAGCCGAACAGCACGCCATCGTGCTCGATCACCGAGAAATGGTCGATGTCGCGCTCGATCTGGTGACGCCCACGCCGCACCAGCGTGCCGTCGCTTTCGAGCGGCTCGATCAGCGTCAGAATGCCGCCGACGTCGTCCGGCGTCGCTTCGCGCAGGCTTTCGAGGTTCTCGTACGAGATCATCGTACCCACGCCATCGTGCAGGAACAGTTCCAGCAGCAGGCTGCCGTCGAGCGCGTACGGAATGATGTGCGAACGCGCGACGCCGCCGCGGCACGCGCGAATGGAGTGCTTCAGATAGAAACCGGCATCGCCCGTCACGACGCCGCCTTCATGCAGGCGGTACGCGTCGTCCAGCGACAACTCGCGGATCAGCGCGCCTTCTTCGTCGAGCAGGCCTTCCGTCTCGGTGAGAAAGACGATCTTGTCGGCGCGTAGCGCAATCGCGGCGGCCGACGCGACGTCTTCCATCGACAGATTGAATGCTTCGCCTGTCGGCGAGAAGCCGAGCGGCGAGAGCAGCACGATCTTGCCGCTCGAAAGCGTCTGGCGGATCGACTCGGCATCGATCTTGCGCACCACGCCCGTATGCTGGAAATCGACCCCGTCGAGAATGCCTACGGGCCGCGCCGTCACGAAGTTGCCCGACACCACGCTGATGTGCGCGTGCGCCATCGGCGTGTTCGGCAAGCCCTGGCTGATCGCGGCCTCGATGTCCAGACGCACTTCGCCCGCCGCTTCTTTCGCGGATTCGAGCGCGCGCGCATTGGTGATGCGCATGCCGTGCGAAAACTCGGACTCGACGCCGTGCAGGCTCATCTGCTCTTCCACTTGCGGACGCGAGCCGTGTACGAGCACGATCTGGATACCCATCGCCTGCAACAGCGCGATATCGGACACCAGCGCGTTGAGCAGACCCTGATGCACGACTTCGCCGCCGAAGCCGACGACAAACGTCTTGTTTCGGAACGCGTGGATGTACGGCGCGACCGATCGCATCCAGTCGACGAATTGCGCGTGTTGCAGCATGGCTTCCGAGTCGCTGGACGAGGCCGGCGAGCTGGCGGGCGTGGGGACGAGGTCGGTTTGGGAATTCATGCCCCGGATTATAATGCGCCCCCATGTCGAATGTACCCAAAAGCTCCGCTGGAGCCGATACGAAAAACGCGGCTGACGCTGCCGCGAAAGACGCTGCGAGCCCCGCGCCGCGCGGCCATCAGGACGCGACGCGTGACGCGCGCGGTGACGCTTCGCGTCGTGACGTTTCCGTGAATGTTGCGAATGCGCCGCGTTCGGGCGCTTCCGCGCACGGTGACGCGAATAAACAGCAAGGCGCAAACGCAGCGAAAAGCGGTGCGCGCGGGCCACAGAACGACGCGCCGAACCGGCAGCGGGACCAGCAGGGCAAGCGTGGACGGGATCAGACAGGTGGCGCCCGCCAGCAACAAGCGCCGCGTACTCAAGGCAACCCGCCGCTCGACTCGCAAGCCAAACCGCAAGGCAACCCACGCGCCGGCAGCGAGCCGGGCGGAGAAAAACAGCGCAATGCGTCGCGGGAGCCGGGCGCCGGGAAGCAGCGCGACACGCCGCGCGAGCCGGGTGGAGAAAATCAGCGCAACACGCCGCGCGAGCCGCGCAAGCCCGCGCGCGTCGTCGTGCCGAATCCCATTCCGCCCATCACGTTCCCCGAGGCGCTGCCCGTCTCGGGCCGACGCGAGGAAATCGCGCGTGCGATCGCGGGCCACCAGGTCGTGATCGTCAGCGGCGAGACGGGCTCGGGCAAGACGACACAATTGCCGAAAATCTGTCTCGCGCTCGGACGCGGGCTCGGCGCGGGCGGCAACGGGCTGATCGGTCACACGCAGCCGCGCCGGATCGCGGCATCGGCGACGGGCCGGCGCATCGCCGAGGAACTCGGCACGCCGTTCGGCGAAGTGGTCGGCTACAAGGTGCGTTTCACCGACAATCTCGCGCCCGGTGCGTCCGTCAAGCTGATGACGGACGGCATTCTGCTCGCGGAAACGCAGACCGACCCGCTGCTGAAGGCGTACGACACGCTGATCATCGACGAAGCGCACGAGCGCAGCCTGAACATCGATTTCCTGCTCGGCTATCTGAAAGAGATTTTGCCGAAGCGCCCCGATCTGAAGCTGATCGTGACGTCCGCAACCATCGATGCCGATCGCTTCGCGCGTCATTTCGGCTCCGAAGAAAAACCGGCGCCTGTGATCGAGGTGAGCGGCCGTCTGTATCCCGTCGAGGTCCGCTATCGTCCCGTCGCGGAAGATTCGCCGGCGGTGAAATCTGCGGAAGGCAATGCGGGCCGGGAGCGTGGCGATCGCCCGAAAACACAGCGGGAAACCGACCGCGATCTGATGGACGCGATCGTCGAAGCCGCCGACGAACTGTGCCGCGAAGGCCCCGGCGACGTGCTCGTGTTCCTGCCCGGCGAGCGCGAGATTCGCGATGCGGCCGAAGCGCTGCGCAAGCACCATCCGCCGCACACGGAGATATTGCCGCTGTTCGCGCGGCTGTCGGCGGCTGAGCAGGAACGCGTATTCCGTCCGTCGAACGCGCGGCGCATCGTGCTCGCGACCAACGTCGCCGAAACCTCGCTGACGGTGCCGGGCATCCGCTACGTGGTCGACACGGGCCTCGCGCGTGTGAAGCGCTACTCGTATCGCAACAAGGTCGAGCAGTTGCAGGTCGAATCGATTTCGCAGGCGGCGGCGAACCAGCGGGCAGGGCGTTGCGGCCGCGTCGCTGACGGCATCTGCATTCGTCTTTACGAGGAAACCGATTTCCAGGGGCGCGTGCGCTTCACGGACCCGGAGATTCTGCGGTCGTCGCTTGCGTCCGTCATTCTGCGGATGAAGTCGCTGCATCTGACGGCGATCGAAACCTTCCCGTTCATCGAGCCGCCGCCAGGCCGCGCGATCGCCGACGGTTATCAACTGCTGAACGAACTCGGCGCCGTCGACGACGACAACGCGCTGACGCCGCTCGGCCGCGAACTCGCGCGCCTGCCGCTCGATCCGCGCGTCGGCCGGATGATTCTCGGCGCGCGCGACCAGCAGGCGCTGCGCGAAGTGCTGATCATCGCGAGTGCGCTGTCCGTGCAGGACCCGCGCGACCGTCCCATCGACGCGCAGGAACAAGCAGACCAGGCGCACCGCAAGTTCGCCGACGAGCGCTCTGAGTTTCTGCAATGGCTGAAAATCTGGGCGTGGTTCGAAGAGGCCATCGCGCACAAGAAGTCGAACCGGCAGTTGACCGATGCGTGCAAGCAGAACTTCCTGTCGCATTTGCGTCTGCGCGAATGGCGCGACGTGCATTCGCAACTGCTGACGGTGGTTCGCGAACACGGCTGGCGCGTGAACGACAGCGAAGCGACCTTCGAGCAGATTCATCTCGCGCTCCTGACGGGCCTGCTCGGCAATATCGGTCTGAAGGCCGACGACGAGCCGTACTATCTCGGCGCGCGGAGCATCAAGTTTTATCTGTGGCCCGGCTCGGCGCTCGTGAAGAAGGCGGGCAAGTGGGTGATAGCGGCGGAGCTCGTCGAGACGAGCCGGCTCTACGCGCGCTGCATCGCGAAGATCGAGCCGGAGTGGATCGAGCGCGTCGGCGCGCATCTGTTGAAGAAGTCGCTCTCCGAGCCGCACTGGGAAAAGCGTGCGGCGCAGGTTTCAGCGTTCGAGCGCGCTGTGCTGTACGGCTTGCCTGTGTATCACCGGCGGCGCGTCAGTTTCGGCAAGCAGGACCCGGCGCGAGCGAGAGAACTGTTCATCCGCGGCGCGCTGGTTGAAGGCGAGTTCGACACGAAGCTCGCGTTCTTCGCGCACAACCGCAAGCTGCTCGCCGATATCGAACAGCTCGAGCACAAGTCGCGTCGCCAGGACGTTCTAGTCGACGACGAACTGATCTACGCGTTCTACGATCAGGCTGTGCCGAACGGTATCCATACGGGCGCCGCGTTCGAGCGCTGGTATCGCGATGAAGTGAAGAAGAGCGGGCAGCAGGAAGACAAGCTGCGCCTGCTGTATCTGTCGCGCGACGATCTGATGCGTCACGAGGCGGCGGGCGTCACGACCGACCTGTTCCCGAAACGGATGACGATGGCGGGCGTGGACATGACGCTGACCTATCACTTCGAGCCGGGTTCGCCGCGCGATGGCGTGACGCTCGCCGTGCCGCTGTACGCGCTGAATCAGGTGGACGCGCGGCGTGTCGAGTGGCTCGTGCCCGGCATGCTGAAGGAAAAGACGCAACTGCTGCTCAAATCGTTGCCGCAGAAGCTGCGCCGTCACGTCGTGCCGTTGCCGGAGTACGCGGCGGGTTTCGTCGAGCGGCACAGCGGGCCTAAATTCGGCGCGGGCGGACTGCTCGACACGGTGATCGCCGATGTCCGCGAGCAGACGCAGGTCGCGACGAAGCAGTCGGACTACAAGCTCGAAACGCTCGCGCCGCACCTGTTCATGAACTTCAAGGTGATCGACGAGCACGGCCGGCAGCTCGCGATGGGCCGCAATCTCGCGCAGCTGCGCGCGGAACTGGGCGGCCAGGCGCAACAGCAGTTCCAGAAAATCGCGTCGAGCGCGGCGGGTGCGGCGCTCGCGAATGCGGGCTCGGGCGGCAGCGATGCCGCTGCGCGCGGAGCAATAGGGGGCACGGCGGGCGGCACCGCAGGCGGGGCGGCGCGTGGCGCGAGTGGGGCGAGCGGCGGTGCGCGTGGCGCCTCAGCCGCGCCGCACACGCCCGCTGCAGGCGAAGGGGCGGCCGCGCCGGCGACAGCCCTCTACGAAAACCTGACGACGTGGAACTTCGGCAAGCTCCCCGAGCTTCTCGAAATCCGGCGCGGCGGACATACGCTGTTCGGTTATCCGGCGCTCGTCGATCGCGGCACGCATTGCGACGTCGAAGTGTTCGATTCGCCGGACGAGGCCGCGCGTATCCATCGCGCGGGCTTGCGGCGCTTGTTCGCGCTGCAGTTGCGCGAGCCGATCAAATACCTCGAAAAGAATCTGCCGGGCTTGCGCGAAATGGCGATGCAGTTCATGCCGCGCGGCACGCAGGAGGAACTGCGCGATCAACTGATCGACACCGCGCTCGACCGCGCGTGCCTGCAAGACCCGCTGCCCGACGACGACGCGAGCTTCCACGCGCGCAAGGACGAAGGCCGCAGCCGGCTGACGTTGCTCGCGCAAGAGATTGCCCGCCTTGGCGGACAGATTCTTGGCGAGTATTCGGCCGTCGTGAAGAAACTCGCGCAGGCGAAACCGTTCGCCGCTGCTTTTGCCGACATGCAGAACCAGTTGGACGCGCTGATCGGCAAACGCTTTATCGTCGATACGCCGTACGCTCAGTTGACGCATTTCCCGCGCTATCTGAAGGGCATTGCGCTGCGCATCGACAAACTGAAAGCGGACTCGGCACGCGACGCGCGTCAGTTCGCAGAGTTTCAGCCGCTCGCGCAGAACTACCAGCGAGCGCTCGCGCAGCGCGGCGGCGTGCCGGATGCCCGGCTTGCCGAGTTCCGCTGGCTGCTGGAGGAACTGCGTGTGTCGCTGTTCGCGCAGGAACTGC
The DNA window shown above is from Paraburkholderia sp. PGU19 and carries:
- a CDS encoding metallophosphoesterase family protein, giving the protein MTTRRTQSSRIGLISDTHNLVRPEALAWLAGCDAIVHAGDICNQAVLDALTAIAPLTVVRGNNDTGAWAASIPAHATLDVQQVKIFIVHDIADLPRNLHDEGVRVVVTGHSHKPLIVERDGVLFVNPGSAGPRRFKLPISAGMLTIDGADVEATLQTLTP
- the proP gene encoding glycine betaine/L-proline transporter ProP; this encodes MTASSNGFWRHKNKDNSLTLDDITVVDNSLLKRAVGAMALGNAMEWFDFGVYSYIAVTLGKVFFPSSSPSAQLIATFGTFAAAFLVRPIGGMVFGPLGDRIGRQRVLAMTMIMMAVGTFAIGLIPSYGSIGILAPALLLVARLVQGFSTGGEYGGAATFIAEFATDRRRGFAGSFLEFGTLVGYILGAGTVAVLTATLSQEALLSWGWRVPFFIAGPLGLVGLYIRMKLEETPAFKKEAEAREADEMSRPKQKFVELLAQQWKPLLLCVGLVLIFNVTDYMALSYLPSYLSATLHFNESHGLFLVLLVMVLMMPMTLYAGHLSDKIGRKPVMLLGCVGLFALSIPALLLIRMGTVLPVFSGLLILGALLSTFTGVMPSSLPALFPTKIRYGALAIGFNVSVSLFGGTTPLVTAWLVDRTGNLMMPAYYLMGASIIGIVSVLALRETARKPLLGSGPCVATRAEAHAVLRGEREAVELEEAYASAVTARA
- a CDS encoding oxidative damage protection protein, which translates into the protein MTRMVQCTKLGKEAEGLDFPPLPGELGKRIYESISKEAWQQWLKQQTMLINENRLNMADPRARQYLMKQTEKFFFGEGADQATGYVPPSEG
- the argA gene encoding amino-acid N-acetyltransferase codes for the protein MNSQTDLVPTPASSPASSSDSEAMLQHAQFVDWMRSVAPYIHAFRNKTFVVGFGGEVVHQGLLNALVSDIALLQAMGIQIVLVHGSRPQVEEQMSLHGVESEFSHGMRITNARALESAKEAAGEVRLDIEAAISQGLPNTPMAHAHISVVSGNFVTARPVGILDGVDFQHTGVVRKIDAESIRQTLSSGKIVLLSPLGFSPTGEAFNLSMEDVASAAAIALRADKIVFLTETEGLLDEEGALIRELSLDDAYRLHEGGVVTGDAGFYLKHSIRACRGGVARSHIIPYALDGSLLLELFLHDGVGTMISYENLESLREATPDDVGGILTLIEPLESDGTLVRRGRHQIERDIDHFSVIEHDGVLFGCAALYAYPAERIGEMACLTVSPEAQGSGDGERLLKRIEQRARARGLTRIFVLTTRTEHWFLKRGFVKVTVDDLPEDRRRLYNWQRKSLVLMKQL
- the hrpA gene encoding ATP-dependent RNA helicase HrpA, whose amino-acid sequence is MSNVPKSSAGADTKNAADAAAKDAASPAPRGHQDATRDARGDASRRDVSVNVANAPRSGASAHGDANKQQGANAAKSGARGPQNDAPNRQRDQQGKRGRDQTGGARQQQAPRTQGNPPLDSQAKPQGNPRAGSEPGGEKQRNASREPGAGKQRDTPREPGGENQRNTPREPRKPARVVVPNPIPPITFPEALPVSGRREEIARAIAGHQVVIVSGETGSGKTTQLPKICLALGRGLGAGGNGLIGHTQPRRIAASATGRRIAEELGTPFGEVVGYKVRFTDNLAPGASVKLMTDGILLAETQTDPLLKAYDTLIIDEAHERSLNIDFLLGYLKEILPKRPDLKLIVTSATIDADRFARHFGSEEKPAPVIEVSGRLYPVEVRYRPVAEDSPAVKSAEGNAGRERGDRPKTQRETDRDLMDAIVEAADELCREGPGDVLVFLPGEREIRDAAEALRKHHPPHTEILPLFARLSAAEQERVFRPSNARRIVLATNVAETSLTVPGIRYVVDTGLARVKRYSYRNKVEQLQVESISQAAANQRAGRCGRVADGICIRLYEETDFQGRVRFTDPEILRSSLASVILRMKSLHLTAIETFPFIEPPPGRAIADGYQLLNELGAVDDDNALTPLGRELARLPLDPRVGRMILGARDQQALREVLIIASALSVQDPRDRPIDAQEQADQAHRKFADERSEFLQWLKIWAWFEEAIAHKKSNRQLTDACKQNFLSHLRLREWRDVHSQLLTVVREHGWRVNDSEATFEQIHLALLTGLLGNIGLKADDEPYYLGARSIKFYLWPGSALVKKAGKWVIAAELVETSRLYARCIAKIEPEWIERVGAHLLKKSLSEPHWEKRAAQVSAFERAVLYGLPVYHRRRVSFGKQDPARARELFIRGALVEGEFDTKLAFFAHNRKLLADIEQLEHKSRRQDVLVDDELIYAFYDQAVPNGIHTGAAFERWYRDEVKKSGQQEDKLRLLYLSRDDLMRHEAAGVTTDLFPKRMTMAGVDMTLTYHFEPGSPRDGVTLAVPLYALNQVDARRVEWLVPGMLKEKTQLLLKSLPQKLRRHVVPLPEYAAGFVERHSGPKFGAGGLLDTVIADVREQTQVATKQSDYKLETLAPHLFMNFKVIDEHGRQLAMGRNLAQLRAELGGQAQQQFQKIASSAAGAALANAGSGGSDAAARGAIGGTAGGTAGGAARGASGASGGARGASAAPHTPAAGEGAAAPATALYENLTTWNFGKLPELLEIRRGGHTLFGYPALVDRGTHCDVEVFDSPDEAARIHRAGLRRLFALQLREPIKYLEKNLPGLREMAMQFMPRGTQEELRDQLIDTALDRACLQDPLPDDDASFHARKDEGRSRLTLLAQEIARLGGQILGEYSAVVKKLAQAKPFAAAFADMQNQLDALIGKRFIVDTPYAQLTHFPRYLKGIALRIDKLKADSARDARQFAEFQPLAQNYQRALAQRGGVPDARLAEFRWLLEELRVSLFAQELRTPMPVSVKRLYKVWESMQR